The following are encoded together in the Scytonema millei VB511283 genome:
- a CDS encoding M1 family metallopeptidase, with protein MLQSYFDTDNNGHKHKSFELPGAKPHYNPDRPGQVEHIFLDLNLDISNQSYNGTCTIQLKPVRNGIDRLTLDAVSLNIHSVQVDATSTTYDYDGQQLQVHLAEPTQTGQSIKIAIAYSVAKPQRGIYFIAPDKHYPKKPVQVWTQGEDEDSRFWFPCFDYPGQLATSEIRVRVPKPYIAISNGRLIHTEENGDDKIFHWLQEQVHPSYLMTLAVGDFAEIQDEWNGKPVTYYVEKGREEDARRSMGKTPRMVEFFSQQYGYPYAFPKYAQVCVDDFIFGGMENTSTTLLTDRCLLDERAAIDNRLTESLVAHELAHQWFGDLVVIKHWSHAWIKEGMASYSEVMWTEQEYGVEDAAYYRLLEARNYLAEDSSRYRRPIVTHVYREAIELYDRHLYEKGSCVYHMIRAELGEELFWRAIQTFVQDNAHNTVETVDLLRAIEKVTGRNLLFLFDQYVYRGGHPEFKVAYTWDGDSKLAKVTVNQTQNDLFDLKIPIAFGYAQGDVGAHSYAPLQKTFTVRVNEKEQSFYFPLAEKPQFISFDASNNYLKTVSLEYSIPELKAQLQFDPDSISRIYAAEALGKKGGLEALNALAEALKSDRFWGVKVEVAKQLAQIKLDQAFEALVVGLNDEHPLVRRAVVEALGNIKTYASYKALKPIVEDGDRSYYVEAAAARAIGSIAAAKLEEKPKEEKVLKLLRSILENKAGWNEVVRSGAIAGLSQMKTSAEALDLILEYTRLGVPQALRLAAIRALGAISTGQSAANLDRILERLTELSHESFFLTQVSVVTALGQMETPKAIAILQTLATQSLDGRVQRIAEEAVSKVQSSAGSDQAVKQLRDEIDQLKKQNQTLMSRLESLEAKAAN; from the coding sequence AACTCAAACCCGTCCGTAATGGGATCGATCGCCTGACACTAGATGCTGTCAGTCTGAATATTCACTCAGTTCAAGTCGATGCTACCTCAACGACATACGATTATGACGGGCAACAGCTACAGGTACATCTAGCTGAACCCACACAAACCGGACAATCGATTAAAATTGCGATCGCCTACTCAGTCGCGAAACCCCAACGCGGAATTTACTTCATCGCCCCAGATAAACACTACCCCAAAAAACCAGTCCAAGTCTGGACGCAAGGAGAAGATGAAGACTCCCGTTTTTGGTTTCCCTGTTTCGACTACCCAGGACAACTCGCAACTTCAGAAATTCGGGTGCGCGTCCCCAAACCTTACATTGCCATTTCTAACGGTAGATTAATCCACACTGAAGAAAACGGCGACGACAAAATCTTTCACTGGCTGCAAGAGCAAGTCCACCCATCCTACTTAATGACTTTAGCAGTAGGCGACTTTGCCGAAATTCAGGATGAATGGAATGGCAAACCCGTCACATACTACGTAGAAAAAGGCAGAGAGGAAGATGCGCGGCGCAGCATGGGCAAAACTCCCCGTATGGTGGAATTCTTCAGCCAACAATACGGTTATCCTTATGCTTTTCCCAAATACGCTCAAGTCTGCGTAGATGATTTTATTTTTGGTGGGATGGAAAATACATCTACCACCCTGCTGACAGATAGATGTTTGTTAGACGAACGCGCAGCAATTGATAACCGCCTCACGGAAAGCCTAGTAGCGCACGAACTCGCCCATCAGTGGTTTGGTGATTTAGTTGTCATTAAACACTGGTCTCATGCTTGGATTAAAGAAGGCATGGCATCCTACTCTGAGGTGATGTGGACGGAACAGGAGTATGGAGTCGAAGATGCTGCTTACTACCGCTTGCTAGAAGCCCGCAACTATCTGGCTGAAGACAGCAGCCGCTATCGTCGCCCAATTGTAACGCACGTTTATCGAGAGGCGATCGAATTATACGATCGCCACTTGTATGAAAAGGGTTCCTGCGTCTACCACATGATCCGGGCAGAGTTGGGAGAAGAGTTATTTTGGCGAGCCATCCAAACTTTCGTGCAAGATAACGCTCACAATACTGTAGAAACTGTAGATCTACTACGGGCAATTGAGAAAGTTACAGGGCGAAATCTTTTATTTCTCTTCGATCAATACGTCTATCGCGGCGGTCATCCTGAATTCAAAGTTGCTTACACATGGGATGGCGATAGCAAATTAGCGAAGGTGACTGTTAACCAAACTCAAAACGATTTGTTCGATTTGAAAATTCCAATCGCTTTCGGTTATGCACAAGGCGATGTAGGGGCGCATAGCTATGCGCCCCTACAAAAAACATTTACCGTGCGCGTCAATGAAAAGGAACAGAGTTTCTACTTTCCTTTGGCAGAGAAACCCCAATTTATTAGCTTTGATGCTAGTAATAACTACTTGAAAACCGTGTCTTTAGAATATTCCATTCCAGAACTAAAGGCACAGTTGCAATTCGATCCCGATTCGATTTCTCGCATCTATGCAGCTGAAGCTTTGGGGAAAAAAGGTGGTCTAGAGGCGCTCAATGCCCTCGCTGAAGCATTGAAAAGCGATCGCTTTTGGGGTGTCAAAGTAGAAGTTGCAAAACAATTAGCTCAAATTAAGCTCGACCAAGCTTTTGAAGCTTTAGTTGTCGGATTAAACGATGAACATCCCTTAGTCCGACGTGCTGTAGTCGAGGCTTTGGGGAACATCAAAACTTATGCTAGCTACAAAGCCCTGAAGCCGATTGTAGAGGATGGCGATCGCAGTTATTACGTAGAAGCAGCCGCAGCCAGGGCAATTGGTAGCATCGCTGCCGCTAAATTGGAGGAAAAGCCCAAGGAAGAAAAAGTCTTAAAGCTGCTCAGATCGATTTTAGAAAACAAAGCAGGCTGGAACGAAGTCGTGCGCTCTGGGGCGATCGCGGGCTTGAGTCAAATGAAAACCTCAGCCGAGGCACTCGACCTGATTCTAGAATACACCCGTTTAGGAGTTCCTCAAGCCTTGCGTCTTGCAGCCATACGCGCCCTCGGAGCCATCTCCACGGGACAATCTGCTGCCAATTTAGACCGAATTCTAGAGCGATTGACCGAATTATCTCACGAAAGTTTCTTCCTCACCCAAGTCTCGGTCGTCACTGCCCTGGGACAAATGGAAACTCCCAAAGCGATCGCGATTTTACAAACTCTAGCAACGCAATCCTTGGATGGACGAGTCCAACGAATCGCCGAAGAAGCCGTCTCAAAAGTCCAAAGCTCAGCAGGTTCTGACCAAGCCGTCAAGCAACTACGCGACGAAATCGACCAGCTCAAAAAACAAAACCAAACCCTGATGAGTCGGCTGGAAAGTCTGGAGGCTAAGGCTGCTAACTAG